A single genomic interval of Halobacillus halophilus DSM 2266 harbors:
- the dnaE gene encoding DNA polymerase III subunit alpha, translating into MKTVAFTHLNVQSGYSLMKSTVKIDSLAERASELGFQALALTDEEVMSGSVAFYQACQKRGIKPLIGMKTSLYSDGGDFPVLFLAKNYKGYQNLMRLSSYIQTQKESLPLSYMNSYKDGLLAIIMTSSSPWAEPLSRREFSELERGLEYWKSIFSSNDLYLSIKDRDLHSERQIHQPLKEWTSDKRLSVVAVGEVKYLKQEDASAYQALQAIEEGKRLASDAEERVQHEYLKSSDEMENLFKDWWPEVIEQSAKITEKCDLQMSLDQQLIPSYPVPEDKSADDYLMELCYEALDEKYQQRRVVAQERLEHELNVITSMDFSDYFLIVWDFIAYARRQGIHAGPGRGSAAGSIVAYLLNITQIDPLEYNLLFERFLNPERVNMPDIDIDFPDHRRDEVIEYVSRKYGEKHVAQICTFGTFAARSVLRELFKVMAVDESDSAYILKHIPKGTSDGLVQIVQRSEPLKEYIRSSLPLKKLFHIAAKLEGLPRHVSTHAAGVVISQKPLVNYTALMNGQSEVYLTQMAMGDLEKIGLLKIDFLGLRNLTFLEKMESKIRKYENHDFSLSHIPLTDEPTFNLLKEGRTNGVFQLESQGMKSVLRRLKPSHFEDVVAVNALYRPGPMDYIPVYINRKHEKEEIQYPHPDLKPILASTFGVLVYQEQIMQVAQKVAGYSLGQADLLRRAVSKKQSQVLQQQRNEFIAGALKNGYDETVAYELFDWIVKFSNYGFNRSHAVAYSFISYHLAYLKAHYPSYFMAELINANSGDREKLAAYIREARELKVSVKAPSINRSYMSTQSEGSGIRIGLTAIKGVGYQAAQAILEERRNGAYKHLNDFCLRVISSSVSRAVIESLIIAGAFDELNTNRASLLASIDQALEQGELFKEFQDQPGMFSEDIDMKEPVSVDPFPILKKLAMEKELLGTYLSEHPLEYHRKSLRKKGVLSLQQSLLTSRSRKITTAAVVEAIKEIRTKRGDPMAFMTISDETAEMETVLFPEVYRGAKTWLSEQMLIIVSGKVEERNEREQLLISEISKFEIESLPSETKDRLFIKLDKPKEYQALEHLTEAAKYFPGNTPVLLFRTEDRKTYQLDENYSLNPSRECLQMLEQYFGPSSVALRRNKI; encoded by the coding sequence GTGAAGACGGTGGCTTTTACTCACTTAAATGTTCAAAGCGGATATAGTTTAATGAAGAGTACTGTGAAAATTGACTCATTGGCAGAGAGGGCAAGTGAGCTGGGATTTCAAGCATTGGCTTTGACAGATGAAGAAGTGATGAGTGGAAGTGTGGCATTTTATCAAGCCTGTCAAAAGCGAGGGATTAAGCCGCTTATTGGTATGAAGACCAGCTTGTACTCGGACGGAGGAGATTTTCCTGTACTTTTTCTGGCTAAAAACTATAAGGGTTATCAGAATTTAATGAGATTAAGTTCTTACATACAAACACAAAAAGAGTCTCTGCCTTTATCCTATATGAATTCATATAAAGATGGGCTGCTCGCAATAATTATGACCTCTTCCTCTCCCTGGGCTGAACCACTATCCAGGCGTGAGTTCAGTGAACTGGAACGTGGGCTGGAGTATTGGAAATCCATTTTTTCATCAAATGACCTCTATCTAAGTATAAAAGACCGTGATCTTCATTCAGAAAGGCAGATTCACCAGCCATTAAAAGAGTGGACTTCTGATAAACGGCTCTCAGTGGTTGCTGTAGGAGAAGTTAAATATCTAAAACAAGAGGATGCATCAGCTTATCAAGCGCTTCAGGCTATAGAAGAAGGGAAAAGGCTGGCATCAGATGCAGAAGAAAGAGTTCAGCATGAATATTTAAAATCAAGTGATGAAATGGAAAATTTATTTAAGGACTGGTGGCCTGAAGTCATTGAGCAGTCTGCTAAGATTACTGAAAAATGTGATCTTCAAATGTCACTGGATCAGCAGTTAATTCCTTCCTATCCAGTTCCTGAAGATAAGAGCGCGGACGACTATTTAATGGAATTGTGTTATGAGGCGTTAGATGAAAAGTACCAACAAAGAAGAGTAGTAGCCCAGGAACGATTGGAACATGAATTAAATGTTATCACCTCGATGGATTTCAGTGATTATTTTCTAATTGTCTGGGACTTTATAGCTTATGCACGGCGGCAGGGAATTCATGCCGGACCAGGCAGAGGGTCGGCGGCAGGTTCTATCGTCGCTTATCTTTTAAACATTACTCAAATTGACCCTCTAGAGTATAACCTATTATTTGAGAGGTTTTTAAACCCTGAAAGGGTGAATATGCCGGACATAGATATTGACTTTCCTGATCATAGAAGAGATGAAGTGATCGAGTATGTTAGCCGTAAATATGGAGAAAAACATGTAGCTCAAATCTGCACGTTTGGTACATTCGCTGCAAGGAGTGTTTTAAGAGAGTTGTTTAAAGTGATGGCAGTAGATGAAAGCGACTCGGCTTATATATTGAAGCATATTCCAAAAGGCACGAGTGACGGACTCGTTCAGATTGTGCAAAGGTCGGAACCTTTAAAAGAATATATAAGAAGTTCTCTTCCATTAAAAAAATTATTCCATATAGCCGCCAAACTTGAAGGACTTCCTCGTCATGTTTCCACACATGCAGCAGGAGTTGTCATTAGTCAAAAACCTTTAGTGAATTACACAGCCCTTATGAATGGACAGAGTGAGGTCTATCTTACACAAATGGCCATGGGGGATTTAGAAAAAATAGGCTTATTAAAAATTGATTTTCTTGGGCTGAGAAATCTTACTTTTTTAGAAAAAATGGAAAGTAAAATAAGAAAATATGAAAATCATGACTTTTCTCTTTCCCATATTCCATTAACAGATGAACCTACTTTTAACTTATTAAAAGAAGGAAGAACGAATGGCGTTTTTCAACTTGAATCACAGGGCATGAAAAGTGTTTTAAGAAGGCTAAAGCCTTCCCACTTTGAAGATGTTGTGGCTGTTAATGCTCTTTATCGACCAGGTCCTATGGATTATATACCTGTTTATATTAATCGAAAGCATGAAAAAGAAGAAATACAATACCCTCATCCGGATTTAAAACCGATTTTAGCCTCTACTTTTGGGGTATTGGTTTATCAAGAGCAGATTATGCAAGTAGCGCAAAAAGTTGCTGGCTATAGTCTGGGCCAGGCGGATTTATTAAGAAGGGCAGTAAGTAAGAAGCAGTCTCAGGTGCTGCAGCAGCAAAGAAATGAATTTATAGCCGGGGCTTTAAAGAATGGATATGACGAGACAGTGGCTTACGAACTTTTTGATTGGATCGTAAAGTTTTCTAATTATGGGTTTAATCGAAGTCATGCTGTGGCGTACAGCTTTATCTCTTACCATCTGGCTTACCTTAAAGCCCATTACCCCTCTTACTTCATGGCAGAATTAATTAATGCAAATAGCGGTGATCGAGAGAAGCTGGCTGCTTATATTCGTGAAGCTCGCGAGCTTAAGGTTTCCGTGAAGGCTCCTTCCATTAATAGAAGCTACATGTCCACCCAGAGTGAAGGCAGTGGGATAAGGATTGGTTTGACGGCCATAAAAGGGGTGGGATATCAGGCTGCTCAGGCTATTCTTGAGGAAAGAAGAAATGGTGCGTATAAACACTTGAATGATTTTTGTTTAAGAGTTATTTCCAGTTCAGTCAGCCGTGCTGTTATTGAATCACTCATTATAGCGGGAGCATTTGATGAACTCAATACGAACCGGGCAAGTCTGCTTGCAAGTATTGACCAAGCCCTTGAGCAAGGGGAGCTTTTTAAAGAATTTCAGGATCAGCCAGGTATGTTCAGTGAAGATATAGATATGAAGGAACCGGTAAGCGTAGACCCGTTTCCAATTTTAAAAAAATTAGCCATGGAAAAAGAGTTGCTTGGAACGTATCTATCCGAGCACCCGCTGGAATACCATCGCAAATCTCTTCGTAAAAAAGGGGTTCTATCCTTACAGCAATCATTATTGACGAGCAGATCCCGGAAAATCACAACGGCCGCCGTAGTAGAAGCTATAAAAGAAATTAGAACAAAACGGGGAGATCCTATGGCATTTATGACGATTAGTGATGAAACAGCGGAAATGGAAACTGTGCTCTTTCCAGAAGTCTACAGAGGTGCAAAAACTTGGTTGTCTGAACAAATGCTGATCATCGTCTCAGGGAAAGTAGAAGAAAGAAATGAACGTGAGCAGCTGCTCATTTCTGAAATTTCCAAGTTTGAGATCGAAAGTTTGCCCTCGGAAACAAAGGATCGTTTGTTTATTAAGTTGGATAAACCCAAGGAATACCAGGCATTGGAGCACTTAACAGAGGCTGCAAAGTATTTCCCGGGTAATACCCCTGTATTGTTATTCAGGACAGAAGATAGAAAAACCTATCAGCTGGATGAAAATTATTCCTTGAATCCATCCAGAGAATGTCTTCAAATGCTGGAGCAATATTTTGGACCTTCCTCAGTGGCTCTGCGTCGCAACAAGATATGA
- a CDS encoding YtrH family sporulation protein, whose translation MDDRLIISMTQCFFIAFGVIVGGTIIGSIGSYVTGEAPLTAMFRIAKGLRIWAIVAAIGGTFDAISNFEKGIFDGSTFDLFKQVMIIVAAMGGVKAALLLFEWLLGEEVT comes from the coding sequence ATGGACGACCGCTTAATCATATCCATGACTCAATGCTTCTTTATCGCATTTGGGGTTATTGTAGGGGGCACTATTATCGGAAGTATCGGAAGCTATGTAACAGGGGAAGCTCCTTTAACTGCCATGTTCCGTATTGCAAAAGGGCTTAGAATCTGGGCGATTGTGGCGGCTATCGGTGGCACGTTCGATGCAATAAGCAACTTTGAAAAAGGAATTTTTGATGGATCTACCTTTGATTTGTTCAAACAAGTCATGATCATCGTAGCAGCTATGGGAGGTGTCAAAGCAGCACTATTATTATTTGAGTGGCTGCTTGGAGAGGAAGTGACCTGA
- the ytrI gene encoding sporulation membrane protein YtrI, with product MHIPPLYRKKEWRRFFAGMVFGAVIGYLFFLFIYGQLQEKYTEEHIELNSKLSEMEAKYEGMLNNQKEETENQPFTVVDISVSYTNAKKLEIDLLTQHQLTTLVKEQLTSVPGKDLKVVADQVDLIISTIENKNYVVDDFTYELKVAKLIASQVLKIHLEIKLVR from the coding sequence ATGCATATCCCGCCACTGTATAGGAAGAAAGAGTGGAGGCGTTTTTTTGCAGGGATGGTATTTGGAGCAGTTATAGGATACTTGTTTTTTCTATTCATATATGGACAGCTGCAGGAGAAATATACTGAGGAACATATCGAACTTAATTCCAAATTAAGCGAAATGGAAGCCAAATACGAAGGAATGCTTAATAATCAAAAAGAAGAAACGGAAAATCAGCCATTTACTGTAGTGGATATTTCCGTTTCTTACACAAACGCAAAAAAATTAGAGATAGACCTTCTGACTCAGCATCAGCTGACTACCCTCGTCAAGGAACAGCTTACATCAGTACCTGGTAAAGACTTGAAGGTCGTGGCTGATCAAGTCGACCTAATTATATCTACGATAGAAAATAAAAATTATGTAGTTGACGATTTTACTTACGAACTAAAAGTAGCAAAGCTAATTGCATCGCAGGTCCTAAAAATTCATCTGGAAATTAAACTTGTACGTTAA
- a CDS encoding DHH family phosphoesterase, translating to MSIKAIAEAIKKYPKIIIHRHVRPDPDAYGSQAGLAEMIKASFPDKNILITGEEEPSLHFFARMDSVPDEAYQGALVIVCDTANQARIDDQRYKDGDLLIKIDHHPEVDRYGDIQWVDTSASSTCEMIYHLYTQWNEELFTLNEQAARLIYGGIVGDTGRFLFPSTTHRTLTYAAELVNYEFDRPALYNELYKTPVKVAKLKGYVLQNFTVTKAGCSTVALPKRVLEDFEVTASETSMLVGLLGDIEGVMAWAFFVEEDNIIRVRLRSKGPVINEIAANHDGGGHPMAAGASASSWEETEEISRELEEVCMNYKN from the coding sequence ATGAGTATAAAGGCTATTGCGGAAGCGATAAAAAAATATCCAAAGATTATTATCCATCGGCACGTAAGGCCTGATCCGGATGCTTATGGGTCCCAGGCAGGACTGGCAGAGATGATTAAGGCAAGTTTCCCGGATAAGAATATATTGATTACAGGGGAAGAAGAACCTTCATTACATTTTTTTGCGCGGATGGACTCCGTCCCTGATGAAGCTTATCAAGGTGCACTAGTGATTGTTTGTGATACTGCCAATCAGGCACGAATAGATGATCAAAGATACAAAGACGGTGATCTTCTCATAAAGATTGACCATCATCCAGAGGTGGATCGATATGGAGATATCCAGTGGGTGGATACATCGGCAAGCTCCACTTGTGAAATGATTTATCATTTGTACACTCAATGGAATGAAGAATTATTTACTTTGAATGAACAAGCCGCCCGATTAATCTATGGAGGTATTGTCGGTGATACCGGGCGTTTTTTATTCCCTAGTACAACACATAGAACACTTACGTATGCTGCCGAGTTAGTAAATTATGAATTTGACCGTCCAGCCCTCTATAATGAACTATATAAAACTCCTGTTAAAGTCGCTAAACTTAAAGGGTATGTACTGCAGAACTTCACAGTCACCAAAGCTGGATGCTCTACGGTAGCATTACCAAAGCGAGTATTGGAAGACTTTGAGGTGACGGCTTCAGAAACTAGTATGCTGGTTGGATTGTTGGGCGATATCGAGGGTGTAATGGCCTGGGCGTTCTTTGTAGAGGAAGACAATATTATCAGGGTCAGACTTCGTTCTAAAGGCCCGGTTATTAATGAAATAGCAGCGAACCATGACGGAGGCGGACATCCTATGGCTGCCGGAGCTTCAGCTTCCTCATGGGAGGAAACGGAAGAGATTTCCAGAGAGCTTGAAGAGGTTTGTATGAACTATAAAAACTAG
- a CDS encoding YtpI family protein, with the protein MIIFPVLILVSLVLYIYYKVMIVRTKDPLTQDYLNSKSKIFLGSFIFFFGINQYMFYETKLSLFIGILFLALGIFQTKEGWKAAKHYRNEFQKHQASVQS; encoded by the coding sequence GTGATAATATTTCCTGTTCTAATTTTGGTGTCCTTAGTTCTTTATATTTATTACAAAGTTATGATCGTAAGGACCAAAGATCCTTTAACCCAAGATTATTTGAATAGTAAATCAAAAATATTTTTAGGAAGTTTCATCTTCTTTTTTGGAATCAACCAATATATGTTTTATGAGACAAAACTTTCTTTATTTATTGGTATTCTATTTCTTGCACTTGGAATTTTCCAAACTAAAGAAGGATGGAAGGCTGCAAAACATTACCGTAATGAATTTCAAAAACATCAGGCTAGTGTTCAATCTTAA
- a CDS encoding DRTGG domain-containing protein yields MATKHEQILEYIETLEVGSKISVRRIAKALNVSEGTAYRAIKEAENQNLVSTMERVGTIRIEKKKKEDIERLTFAEILNIVDGQVLGGREGLYKTLSKFVIGAMKLDAMMRYTEAGSLLIVGNRTNAHELAIKEGAAVLITGGFDTTDQVKQLADEKELPVISTSYDTFTVATMINRAIYDQLIKKEIVLIDDIYTSFQETKFLVVDDQVEKWHEFNNETKHSRYPVVDKHNRVVGIVTSKDVIGKETSMRIDKVMTRNPMTVHVRTSLANAAHVMVWEGIELMPVVDPSHKLQGIISRQDVLKALQQIQRQPQVGETIDDLATNQLEIVKNEENEHVLKTMVTPQMTNQLGTMSYGVFISLITESSSRLLRKYKKGDLVVENISVYFIKPVQIESEVIIAPNILEVGRKFAKVDIEVHHEGSIVGKALLMAQLIDR; encoded by the coding sequence ATGGCTACAAAACATGAACAGATACTGGAGTATATTGAAACATTAGAGGTCGGTAGTAAAATTTCCGTTCGTCGTATCGCAAAAGCCTTGAATGTTAGTGAGGGTACAGCTTACCGTGCGATTAAAGAGGCTGAAAACCAAAATTTAGTCAGTACCATGGAACGGGTTGGAACCATTCGAATTGAAAAGAAAAAGAAGGAGGATATTGAACGACTGACCTTCGCAGAAATTCTAAATATTGTGGATGGTCAGGTACTTGGTGGAAGAGAAGGGCTCTATAAGACGTTAAGTAAATTCGTAATTGGAGCCATGAAGCTCGATGCAATGATGCGTTATACAGAAGCGGGTTCCCTGCTTATTGTTGGGAACAGGACCAATGCACATGAATTAGCTATTAAAGAAGGAGCAGCTGTCCTCATAACTGGAGGTTTTGATACAACCGATCAAGTGAAGCAATTAGCAGATGAGAAAGAACTTCCTGTCATTTCAACCAGCTATGATACGTTCACAGTAGCTACAATGATTAACCGTGCGATTTATGATCAATTAATTAAAAAAGAAATTGTTTTAATTGATGATATTTATACTTCTTTTCAAGAAACTAAGTTTTTAGTAGTAGATGATCAAGTGGAAAAATGGCATGAATTTAATAATGAGACAAAGCACAGCCGTTATCCAGTCGTAGATAAACATAATCGAGTTGTCGGGATTGTAACATCCAAAGATGTTATTGGAAAAGAAACCTCCATGAGAATAGACAAAGTTATGACTCGGAACCCAATGACCGTCCATGTAAGAACCTCCTTAGCAAACGCTGCTCACGTGATGGTCTGGGAAGGAATTGAATTAATGCCTGTGGTGGATCCTTCTCATAAATTGCAGGGAATTATATCCCGCCAGGATGTACTGAAAGCTTTGCAGCAGATACAGAGACAACCGCAAGTCGGAGAGACGATTGATGATTTAGCCACGAACCAACTTGAAATCGTAAAGAATGAAGAAAATGAACATGTACTTAAAACAATGGTCACTCCGCAAATGACAAATCAGCTGGGCACTATGTCTTATGGGGTGTTTATTTCTCTAATAACAGAATCCTCAAGCAGACTGTTAAGAAAATATAAAAAGGGAGATCTTGTAGTAGAAAATATTTCTGTCTATTTTATAAAGCCCGTGCAAATTGAAAGTGAAGTCATTATTGCCCCTAATATCTTAGAAGTAGGACGTAAATTCGCTAAAGTAGACATAGAAGTTCACCATGAAGGATCTATTGTAGGCAAGGCCTTATTGATGGCTCAGTTGATTGATCGATAA
- a CDS encoding metal-dependent hydrolase codes for MKVSYHGHSVVKVEANGKTILIDPFISENGNTDLNADEVNPDVILLTHGHNDHVGDTFEIAKRNNCQIVAPFELATYLGNKELNAHPMYIGGGHEFDFGHVKFTQAFHGSSYTEEDGTIVYTGMPTGILLTIEGKTIFHAGDTGLFSDMKMIGERNNIDLAFLPIGDNFTMGPEDALTAAEWLQAKQVVPIHYNTFELINQDGKGFAEQVKPGKGMALEPGDTLDL; via the coding sequence GTGAAAGTATCTTATCATGGACATTCTGTAGTAAAGGTAGAAGCGAATGGCAAAACGATTTTAATTGATCCGTTTATTTCTGAAAATGGAAACACTGATCTTAACGCAGATGAAGTGAATCCGGACGTCATTTTACTCACACATGGTCACAATGATCATGTAGGAGACACCTTTGAGATTGCAAAACGCAATAATTGCCAAATTGTTGCTCCGTTTGAGCTAGCCACTTATCTTGGAAACAAAGAGTTAAACGCCCACCCAATGTATATAGGGGGAGGTCATGAATTTGACTTTGGCCATGTGAAATTCACTCAGGCGTTTCATGGTTCATCCTATACAGAAGAAGATGGAACAATTGTTTATACAGGAATGCCAACAGGCATCCTCTTAACAATTGAAGGAAAAACTATTTTCCATGCAGGCGATACAGGGCTATTCTCTGATATGAAAATGATAGGGGAACGTAATAACATCGACCTCGCTTTCCTTCCAATTGGTGATAATTTTACTATGGGTCCTGAAGATGCCCTGACAGCTGCTGAATGGCTTCAGGCTAAACAGGTTGTTCCTATTCACTACAACACTTTTGAATTGATTAATCAGGACGGGAAAGGTTTCGCTGAGCAAGTGAAGCCTGGTAAAGGAATGGCTCTAGAACCTGGAGACACTTTAGACCTTTAA
- a CDS encoding polyamine aminopropyltransferase, producing METNGKRKSHLIYWASGIVSICGIIFEVLFGALGSYILGDGVKQYTLTISLFLTGMGVGASISERVMKNLIITFIWIEFMVALIGGFSSFIMFGMTAFAPSGTDALFLYLITFTIGGLTGLELPILIRKANEIGVELNRSTARVLFSDYAGGLIGGLLFAFYLRPQMGMVKSAFFVACINLSVALVVLYLFRSEIKRLVLHTSAAVFIAILLIGGLFFGEELAFSFEQKLYKDPIIHMEESAYQKIVVTKEQGDTRMFLNGSLQFSSSDEYRYHETLIHPTVANAEAKGNVLVLGGGDGIAVKELLKYEKIKNITVVDLDPAVTTLAKNNYHLLQLNEGALSDERVQVRNEDAFEFLEKSEDWYDIIISDLPDPNNESLNKLYTREFYSLLRNHLEPGGAAMVQATSPVFAPSVYWTISKTIESTGLHTVNLHVDIPSFGNWGFVMASREPIKVEEISIQAETEFLTDEVLKSMTVFGKDEDREIVNREGEVVPLKPNTLIDPHLIQKYESAWQNY from the coding sequence TTGGAAACAAACGGCAAGAGAAAAAGTCATCTAATCTATTGGGCTTCGGGAATCGTTTCTATATGCGGAATTATATTTGAGGTTCTGTTCGGGGCACTAGGGTCCTATATCCTTGGAGATGGGGTGAAACAGTACACCCTGACCATCAGTTTATTTCTAACCGGAATGGGTGTAGGGGCCAGTATCAGCGAGCGTGTTATGAAAAACCTCATTATTACGTTTATATGGATTGAGTTCATGGTTGCACTTATTGGTGGTTTTTCAAGCTTTATCATGTTTGGGATGACGGCATTTGCTCCCTCAGGTACTGATGCGTTGTTTCTGTATCTTATAACTTTTACAATCGGGGGATTGACTGGTCTTGAATTGCCCATATTAATTCGAAAAGCTAATGAAATTGGAGTAGAACTGAACCGGAGTACAGCTAGAGTGTTGTTTTCTGATTACGCAGGAGGTCTGATAGGAGGGTTATTATTTGCCTTCTATCTGCGGCCCCAAATGGGTATGGTTAAAAGTGCCTTTTTTGTAGCCTGTATCAATTTATCGGTAGCTTTAGTCGTTTTATATTTATTTCGATCTGAAATTAAGCGCTTAGTTCTTCACACAAGTGCAGCTGTTTTTATTGCGATTCTTTTAATTGGCGGTTTATTCTTCGGGGAAGAATTAGCGTTTTCCTTCGAACAGAAGTTATACAAAGATCCAATTATTCACATGGAGGAAAGTGCCTATCAAAAAATAGTCGTAACAAAAGAGCAGGGAGACACTCGTATGTTCTTAAATGGTTCGCTGCAATTTAGTTCCTCAGATGAATACCGCTACCACGAAACGCTGATCCATCCTACAGTTGCTAATGCAGAAGCTAAGGGAAATGTACTCGTTCTCGGCGGGGGAGATGGAATTGCCGTAAAGGAACTATTAAAGTATGAGAAAATCAAAAATATTACGGTAGTAGATTTAGACCCGGCTGTAACCACTTTAGCGAAGAATAATTATCATTTATTACAGTTAAACGAAGGAGCACTATCAGATGAACGAGTTCAGGTGCGAAACGAGGATGCTTTCGAATTTTTAGAAAAGTCTGAGGATTGGTATGACATTATTATTTCCGATTTGCCAGACCCCAATAATGAGAGTTTAAATAAGCTCTACACCAGAGAATTTTATTCCTTACTCCGGAATCATCTGGAACCTGGGGGTGCAGCAATGGTTCAGGCCACTAGTCCTGTGTTTGCTCCCAGTGTCTACTGGACGATAAGTAAAACAATAGAATCGACGGGATTACATACAGTAAATCTTCATGTGGATATCCCAAGTTTCGGTAACTGGGGGTTTGTTATGGCAAGCAGGGAGCCAATTAAAGTTGAAGAGATTTCAATTCAAGCCGAAACAGAATTTCTAACAGATGAAGTGTTAAAGTCTATGACAGTGTTTGGAAAAGACGAAGACCGGGAAATTGTAAACCGTGAAGGGGAAGTTGTTCCCTTAAAGCCAAATACATTAATAGATCCTCATTTAATACAAAAGTATGAAAGTGCCTGGCAAAACTATTAA
- a CDS encoding DUF350 domain-containing protein has product MEPFLATLGYFVIAVIVVVIGLLVFEWLTRQYKDWDEVKKGNQAIAMSISGKIIGICIVLSFAIYHSFTVWDTLIWGAYGVFLQMIAYLLFEMLTRKFSVETQLKANNTAVGIISMGVSIGLAFVIGASIT; this is encoded by the coding sequence ATGGAACCGTTTTTAGCTACATTAGGATATTTTGTCATTGCTGTAATAGTAGTAGTGATTGGACTTTTAGTATTTGAATGGTTAACACGACAGTATAAGGACTGGGATGAAGTAAAAAAAGGCAATCAGGCTATAGCCATGTCCATATCAGGGAAGATTATCGGGATTTGTATAGTTCTTTCGTTTGCTATTTATCACAGCTTTACCGTTTGGGATACATTAATTTGGGGCGCTTATGGAGTCTTCCTTCAAATGATCGCTTATCTATTATTTGAAATGCTTACTCGTAAATTTTCAGTGGAAACTCAACTTAAAGCTAATAATACGGCAGTAGGGATCATTTCGATGGGTGTGTCCATTGGCCTTGCTTTTGTAATTGGAGCGTCAATTACATAG
- a CDS encoding DUF4247 domain-containing protein codes for MREYGGIFVVGIIAIVLLFNVFGNGNPMRGISGSNIEDTYGELPSEPDRSEILNKIENSEADSVEDLIQQNFPLLDTVRSDQGTTSRIYMTRELTLTEVADALAGAITPEEISERQEDKQALVYPDHFVIIQESEEEPDVITIELASDQFVRNHYSPGFFNGMFTAILLNRMLGSNDWYNRKSNTCRQSGNCYGGYGMYGNYNTGTSGSLRGSSTRGGGPGTGK; via the coding sequence TTGAGAGAATATGGAGGCATATTTGTCGTTGGTATAATTGCTATCGTTCTTTTGTTTAATGTGTTTGGAAATGGGAATCCAATGAGAGGTATTTCAGGTTCAAATATAGAAGATACATATGGAGAACTTCCCAGTGAACCTGATCGTTCTGAAATTTTAAATAAAATAGAAAATTCGGAAGCGGATTCAGTTGAAGACTTAATTCAACAAAACTTTCCTTTGTTAGACACTGTACGATCTGACCAGGGAACTACTTCACGCATATACATGACCAGAGAATTGACTCTTACGGAAGTAGCTGATGCTTTAGCTGGTGCTATAACGCCCGAAGAAATCAGTGAAAGGCAGGAGGATAAACAAGCACTCGTTTATCCGGACCACTTTGTAATTATTCAGGAAAGTGAAGAAGAACCAGACGTTATCACTATTGAACTGGCTTCTGATCAGTTTGTTAGAAATCACTATTCACCAGGTTTCTTTAATGGGATGTTTACGGCTATCCTGTTAAACCGAATGCTTGGTTCAAACGACTGGTATAACCGAAAAAGCAATACATGCAGGCAATCAGGAAACTGCTACGGCGGATATGGGATGTACGGGAATTATAATACAGGAACTTCAGGGTCTCTTCGTGGGTCTTCAACTCGCGGTGGAGGGCCAGGAACAGGAAAATAA
- a CDS encoding PspA/IM30 family protein, with product MFKFFKRVKTVVGSELNSMLDKAEDPVKMLDQFMRDMENDIREAESAVAKQIANEKMLNRKYDDAQAIVDKRMQQAEQAIEAGNEDLARRALEDKKNHQEQADQLKASWERAQTDSSNLRQKLDEMKKEYQEMKLKKDSLKARAESAKTRTKMNRTMSNIGGDESRQGFERMEEKVMQHEAEAETSEDMSSESRSLDDEFEELNNNDSVDNELDELKKKMNKK from the coding sequence ATGTTTAAATTTTTCAAACGTGTTAAAACAGTAGTAGGTTCAGAATTAAACTCCATGCTCGATAAAGCAGAAGATCCTGTGAAAATGCTGGACCAATTTATGAGAGATATGGAAAATGACATCCGCGAAGCTGAAAGTGCGGTTGCTAAACAAATTGCCAATGAGAAAATGCTGAATCGTAAATATGATGATGCTCAAGCAATTGTTGATAAACGTATGCAGCAGGCTGAGCAAGCCATTGAAGCTGGAAATGAAGATTTAGCTCGCCGTGCACTTGAAGATAAGAAGAATCATCAGGAGCAGGCAGATCAATTAAAAGCGTCCTGGGAGCGTGCCCAAACTGATTCCAGTAATCTGCGCCAAAAATTGGACGAAATGAAGAAAGAATATCAGGAAATGAAACTGAAAAAAGATTCACTAAAAGCGCGTGCTGAATCTGCGAAGACTCGTACGAAGATGAATCGTACAATGTCTAATATCGGCGGGGATGAGTCGCGTCAAGGCTTTGAGCGTATGGAAGAGAAGGTCATGCAGCATGAAGCAGAAGCTGAAACAAGCGAAGATATGTCCTCTGAAAGCCGTTCCCTCGATGATGAGTTTGAAGAATTGAATAATAATGACAGTGTAGATAATGAACTGGATGAATTAAAGAAGAAGATGAATAAAAAATAA